The following DNA comes from Candidatus Bathyarchaeota archaeon.
CTTCTTTAGCTGCTAGCTTAAGCGACTTAGCCAATAACTCCGGTCTTTTCTTCTCAGCGAGACTAGCCACTTGCGGCATGGTAAGATTGCCCACTTTCTCCTCTTTTGGGCTACCTGAACCCTTCGAAATCTTCAATGCACTCACGATTAGCGCAGAAGTGGTAGGAGTGCCTACAGTGACCTCAAACTCTTTAGTCTCGGGGTCGACAGAAATCTTGACAGGAACTTTCATTCCAGCGTAGTCCTTCGTCAGCTCGTTGATTCTGTTTACTATGGTCAGAACGTTAACACCTAATGGACCTAAGGCAGGACCCAATGGTGGTCCAGCAGTTGCTTGTCCACCATTTACTAATGCGTTAATAATTTTCTTTTCAACCATCTATTTCGCCTTCTTAGTTTTTTCCACAACTTTGACATAATCTGCATGAACCGTTATGGGAAGAGTGAAAGTTGCTTCTAGAAGTTCGAGGATTACTTCACTCCTTGTTTTTTCGATACGAGTAATTTTCGCTTTCATACCTTTGAAAGGGCCACTGATAATTTCCACAACGTCGCCAGCATCCAATTCTTCAATAACGGGTTTAACTACAATATATCTTTCAACCTCGGAAAAAGTAACGATTCCTGGAACCCTAGATCTGACATGTTTAATTCCGGCAATTGCTTCTTCAACAAAATGCGGGCCTTCAGCCTCTACAAACACGTAACCTTTCAACATCTCCGGTACCAGAACCGCTTTAACCGGCAACTTGGCACTTTCAATTCTTATAGCAATTAAATTCGCCACATTCTTCTCTTGCCCGGCGGTGGTGCGGATAGCGAAAACAGAAGTTGAAAATGTTTTTTCTTCAGCCATTCTCAGTTCTCCATTCATTATAACCCTTGCAGTACAAAAGAAATTAGTTTGATGACAAACCCTACTGCACCTACTGCTCCAATGCCTAATAAACAGATTTTCGTC
Coding sequences within:
- a CDS encoding protein translocase SEC61 complex subunit gamma, with the protein product MGIKSFLQSISRLLKLATKPGRSELWQSTKICLLGIGAVGAVGFVIKLISFVLQGL
- a CDS encoding transcription elongation factor Spt5 produces the protein MAEEKTFSTSVFAIRTTAGQEKNVANLIAIRIESAKLPVKAVLVPEMLKGYVFVEAEGPHFVEEAIAGIKHVRSRVPGIVTFSEVERYIVVKPVIEELDAGDVVEIISGPFKGMKAKITRIEKTRSEVILELLEATFTLPITVHADYVKVVEKTKKAK
- a CDS encoding 50S ribosomal protein L11, which produces MVEKKIINALVNGGQATAGPPLGPALGPLGVNVLTIVNRINELTKDYAGMKVPVKISVDPETKEFEVTVGTPTTSALIVSALKISKGSGSPKEEKVGNLTMPQVASLAEKKRPELLAKSLKLAAKEVLGSCVSMGVTVEGRDPREVQREIDEGKYDSLFEKEQ